DNA from Pirellulales bacterium:
CCGGATTGTAGCTCAACAGCGAAATCGCCAGAAACACCGCCAGTGCCAAAAGCGCCAGCGCAACGACATCTTGCTTGTGACTGCGTTTTTCGAGCATGGAGTGCTGAATCAGGCGATTCGGAATCGCCGCACGCCGAATTCGGCGGTGGGCCAATCTTGGGCACATCCCTGCCCGACACAAGTCCTACTCTTGTCGAACTCCCTTTGCCGCGGATCGCGAATCTCGAACCGTACAAAACCGTTTGGCTCGATTCTCGCCGCATGGAAGTCTAGCATGCACCGGCGCACGAGGCTGACGCGGGCGGCGCCGATCGAACGTTTCGTGTGTGAAACTGATCCGGATTTGCGGATCGGGCAAAAGATGCGGCGACGCCGCGTTGCCCTTGCGGTTCTATTTGCCCGCCGCTCCAGCAGCATCGGCGGCCAGCAGCAATTCGAGATAGCTTCGCCGCTCGACGCTTTGCAGGCCAAGCTCGCTGGCAAGCGGGGCAAGCTGCTCCATCGCCTCGGAGCGGTCGCCGGCCTGCGACGTGAACTCCAATTCGACAAACTGTCCAAGCCCCTCGACATCATCCAACGCCGCCTCGACAGGATGGCCTTTCCAATTCAGCATGGCCACGCGGCGGCGCTTGCGCACTTCGCGAACCAGAGAAAAGCCAAGCGCCGTCAACAACTCGCAAAAATCGTGGGCCGACCGCTCGCCGGACTCAAGCGGAAATTCGAGTTCACGGCGGGTTTTTGTGTTCTGATCGAGCTTGGGCCCTTTGTAGGTGACGAAATTTCGCGCATCGATTCGCCGCAATCGCAGGGCTTCGTCTGTTTTCGCAAAATCGCGACAGGGATGCGCAAAATACTGGTCGGCTTGCAACGCCTCATCGGCGAATTTGGCGCCCAATCGCTCCAGCCGATTCATCAACTCCGCACCATGCGCCCCTCGATATTTTTGTTCGACTTCAATGTTCACGATGCACTCCATTTCTATGGCCGTCGGAAATATCCGGGCGCGACCCGATTACGCCCCGTTGCTCACCCAGGTACATTATATGGGTGCGGGCGAACGTATCGCGCCGATCAGGGCCAATCGCCTAATGCGGTTAGCGTTAGTGCGGCAATTTTCCGCCCCGGTTTCACCGCCACCACTCGTCGGGATGCAGCGCTGTGAACGAATCGATTCATCCGCAAGATGATCCGAACGACGGGGCGCCAGCCGACGAAGGCAACGGCCATTCGGCGAAGTGGATTCTGATGTTTTTCGCCCTGGCGGTGATCGGGCTAGTCGCGATCCAGTTTTTCATGCCGCACAATGCGGGCAACCAACAGGGCGGCATCGGCGATCGTTTGCCAGATCTGCAATTGCAGCCGCTTACCGGCAATGTCCAACCGGTGAGCCTGAAATTACTGGCCGGCAAAGTGGTGCTGCTCGATTTCTGGGGTACGTGGTGTCCGCCATGCCGGGCCGAATTTCCGCACATCGTGGAGTTGGGCGCCAAATATCGCTACCGGCCCGACTTCCAATTGCTGGCCGTCTCCTGCGGCGAGGGCGAGGACGATACGAAATCGCTCCGGCAGCCGACGGAATCGTTTTTGGCCGAAAATAAACTCGACGCAGCAACCTATTTTGATCCGCAAGGCTTCACGCGGCAGCAACTCGACAAAGTCGCCGGCTTCGAGGGCTATCCGACAACGCTCGTCTTGGACCGCAAGGGAATCATCCGCGGCCTATGGGTCGGCTATGAGCCGGGCGTGGAACAGAAGATCGGCGATCTTGTCGCCAAGCTGTTGGCCGACCCGCCAGCCAAGTGAGCAACGCGCCGCATCCACCGGCAGACTGCGCTTGCCAGTGGCCCACTGCATGCCGCTCTCACTGCATGCCGCTCTCACTGCAGCCGGTCGAGCATTTGGCGAGCCGCGGCGACGGGATCGGCCGATGAAACAATCGCTCCGCTGACGGCCACTCGGCCAATGCCCGTGGCGAGAACCTCGGCCAAATTCTCAAACCCGATGCCGCCGATTGCGAACGCAGGCAGGCGAATTTCGATCGCCACTTCCCGGGCAACCGCCAAGCCAGCCAACTCGGGAAAACTCTTGGTAGACGATGAAAACGTCGGCCCGACGCCGATGTAGTTGGCGCCGTCGATCACCGCCCGCCGCGCCTGGGCAATCGAATGCGTCGAAACGCCGACGAGCATCCGTGGCCCGACGATCTGCCGCACCTCTTTCACGCCCAATTCATCCTGGCCGACATGAACGCCGTCGGCATGCACCAGTGCCGCCAGATCGGGTCGATCGTTCATCACCAGCAACGTCGCCGACCGCGCCGTGATCTCCCGCAAACGGCGGCAGCA
Protein-coding regions in this window:
- the cyaB gene encoding class IV adenylate cyclase encodes the protein MNIEVEQKYRGAHGAELMNRLERLGAKFADEALQADQYFAHPCRDFAKTDEALRLRRIDARNFVTYKGPKLDQNTKTRRELEFPLESGERSAHDFCELLTALGFSLVREVRKRRRVAMLNWKGHPVEAALDDVEGLGQFVELEFTSQAGDRSEAMEQLAPLASELGLQSVERRSYLELLLAADAAGAAGK
- a CDS encoding TlpA disulfide reductase family protein, whose translation is MNESIHPQDDPNDGAPADEGNGHSAKWILMFFALAVIGLVAIQFFMPHNAGNQQGGIGDRLPDLQLQPLTGNVQPVSLKLLAGKVVLLDFWGTWCPPCRAEFPHIVELGAKYRYRPDFQLLAVSCGEGEDDTKSLRQPTESFLAENKLDAATYFDPQGFTRQQLDKVAGFEGYPTTLVLDRKGIIRGLWVGYEPGVEQKIGDLVAKLLADPPAK